From a region of the Sinorhizobium sp. B11 genome:
- a CDS encoding PAS domain S-box protein — MADARELERLLSDARAEIEVLRQSEAKFRAAFETMIEACCVFDMIYDEFGRPVDWRIVEANAGYEQQSGLKDVAGRLASEFMPGTEPYWIEMFGRVVETGVAEQIEKWHQPTGRWVHSSTARVGGSGSRRLVSVFYDITERKRAEIALRESENRFQQFANASSSGLWIRDAETLRMEFVSPSISTIYGIEPDALLGDIKYWAAMVLPEDRETAGHHIAQARHGDPAIHEFRIRRDDGSFRWIRDTDFPLFDENGNVQRVGGIAEDVTETKMAVEHQGVLLHELQHRVRNIMAVIRSMAVRSADGAADVEDYKTSLAGRLLALARVQTLLTRQANAGGWMRDILESEIGAQAHSENQYELTGPDIMLSPKAVEVLTLAFHELSTNALKYGALSVSRGKVTVTWTLFEKREKTWIAIDWVEEGAPSRAPPTRRGFGSELIEARIPYELRGTGKTTIEPEGARCHIEFPLREAESILETDAPVPTRLYGGTVDMTGAPDLSGKTILVVEDDYYVASDTAAALRGAGAVVLGPSPTAEDVAHVLEHETPTSVVLDLNLGGGGPKFEIAHRLLERGIPFIFLTGYDPDVIPDDLANIKRLQKPIALREVVEAVSRL; from the coding sequence GTGGCCGATGCACGAGAACTGGAGCGCCTCCTCTCGGACGCCAGGGCCGAGATCGAGGTCTTGCGGCAGAGCGAGGCGAAGTTTCGTGCGGCGTTTGAAACCATGATCGAAGCCTGCTGCGTCTTCGACATGATCTATGACGAGTTTGGCAGGCCTGTCGATTGGAGGATCGTAGAGGCCAATGCCGGGTACGAACAGCAGAGCGGATTGAAGGATGTTGCAGGCAGGTTGGCCAGTGAATTCATGCCTGGAACGGAGCCATACTGGATTGAAATGTTCGGCAGGGTGGTTGAGACCGGAGTAGCCGAGCAGATTGAAAAGTGGCACCAGCCCACCGGACGATGGGTTCACAGCTCTACCGCACGCGTCGGCGGCTCCGGAAGCCGGCGCCTGGTCAGCGTCTTCTATGACATCACCGAACGCAAACGCGCCGAGATCGCCCTGCGTGAAAGCGAAAACAGGTTTCAGCAGTTTGCCAATGCGTCCTCATCCGGCCTTTGGATCAGAGACGCAGAAACCTTGAGAATGGAGTTCGTCAGCCCCTCCATCTCGACGATCTACGGCATCGAACCGGACGCGCTCCTCGGCGACATCAAATACTGGGCCGCGATGGTCCTGCCCGAGGATCGGGAGACCGCAGGCCATCACATAGCGCAGGCCCGTCATGGTGACCCTGCGATTCACGAGTTCCGCATTCGGCGAGACGACGGTTCATTCCGCTGGATCAGGGACACGGATTTCCCCCTCTTTGACGAGAACGGCAATGTGCAGCGCGTTGGCGGCATCGCGGAAGATGTCACCGAAACAAAGATGGCCGTGGAGCACCAGGGCGTCCTGCTGCATGAACTGCAGCATAGGGTGCGCAACATCATGGCGGTGATCCGCTCCATGGCCGTCAGGTCTGCGGATGGGGCTGCGGATGTGGAAGACTACAAGACGTCCCTTGCTGGACGTCTTCTGGCCCTGGCTCGGGTCCAGACCCTCCTCACGCGCCAGGCCAATGCGGGCGGATGGATGCGTGACATCCTCGAAAGCGAAATCGGGGCACAAGCGCACTCCGAAAATCAGTATGAACTGACAGGCCCCGACATCATGCTATCCCCCAAGGCCGTGGAAGTTCTAACCCTGGCCTTCCATGAACTATCGACCAACGCCCTGAAATACGGCGCGCTCTCGGTCAGCAGGGGAAAGGTGACTGTCACCTGGACCCTTTTCGAAAAGCGGGAAAAAACCTGGATCGCAATCGACTGGGTGGAAGAAGGCGCGCCATCGCGTGCCCCGCCGACCCGCCGTGGTTTCGGCTCGGAGCTCATCGAGGCCAGGATTCCTTACGAACTGCGGGGCACTGGAAAGACGACGATCGAGCCCGAGGGCGCCAGATGTCATATCGAGTTTCCGCTTCGCGAAGCTGAGAGCATTCTGGAAACCGATGCGCCCGTACCGACGCGGCTATATGGAGGAACTGTCGATATGACCGGAGCACCTGACCTGAGCGGCAAGACGATCCTCGTCGTGGAAGACGACTATTACGTTGCGTCGGACACTGCCGCTGCTCTGCGCGGCGCGGGCGCGGTCGTTCTTGGACCCTCCCCCACAGCGGAGGACGTAGCACATGTGCTCGAACATGAGACCCCGACCTCGGTCGTTCTCGACCTGAATCTCGGCGGTGGGGGCCCGAAGTTCGAAATCGCGCATCGATTGCTGGAGCGCGGCATACCGTTCATCTTTCTCACGGGATACGATCCGGACGTGATCCCCGATGACCTCGCCAATATCAAGCGCCTGCAAAAACCGATTGCGCTGCGTGAAGTCGTGGAGGCCGTCAGCAGGCTCTGA
- a CDS encoding DUF2721 domain-containing protein, which produces MDTPPIIVDYAQVIQTSLAPVFLLAGTAAFVGIYVTRLGRVSDRLNEATDTHLPRENRLHQLVYLRSRTLILEAAVILGVVAGICTCCAILNLLSGALAIRLRPENLVWFFGGAIVSLMSSLAAFLFELILSGHSMLRQIRMDRNRGS; this is translated from the coding sequence ATGGACACCCCGCCGATCATAGTCGACTACGCTCAGGTAATCCAAACCTCGCTTGCCCCGGTATTCCTGCTCGCTGGTACAGCGGCGTTTGTCGGAATCTACGTCACCCGTCTAGGGCGCGTGTCAGACAGGCTGAACGAGGCAACGGACACTCACCTCCCACGAGAGAACCGGTTGCATCAGCTCGTCTATCTGCGAAGCCGGACCTTGATCCTCGAGGCCGCGGTCATACTTGGCGTTGTCGCCGGCATTTGTACCTGTTGCGCAATCCTCAACCTTCTTTCGGGCGCGCTGGCAATCCGGCTCCGGCCAGAAAATCTGGTGTGGTTCTTTGGTGGCGCGATCGTTTCCCTGATGTCTTCGTTGGCAGCCTTTCTGTTCGAACTCATCCTGTCGGGCCACAGCATGCTGCGACAGATCAGGATGGATCGAAATCGGGGTAGCTGA
- a CDS encoding helix-turn-helix transcriptional regulator: MISKSGQSAKLPSCYDDFDPDWSNRPAIAVRLDFSDYEAEVPQHQHREGQLILALHGAVTCRTENGIWIVPPDCGIWIPGGVPHSNQVTSNARLSYLFVQPEAARLPRECCTLSVSPMLREMILRLADVPVNSAPDDHVGRMVRVLLDELAQMPIQGLDLPASSHPKIAAITAALMADPSDRRTLVDWAAHVAMSERSLKRLMVQETGLTFGRWRRQLHLVIALRELASGATVQRVSSDLGYESVTAFIVMFKKALGTTPTRYFAS, encoded by the coding sequence ATGATCTCGAAATCGGGCCAATCCGCAAAACTGCCTTCCTGCTACGACGATTTCGATCCCGACTGGTCAAATCGCCCGGCCATCGCCGTCCGCCTCGACTTCAGCGACTATGAGGCTGAAGTGCCCCAGCACCAGCACAGGGAAGGGCAGCTCATCCTGGCCCTGCACGGGGCCGTCACATGCAGGACGGAGAATGGCATCTGGATTGTCCCGCCAGATTGCGGAATCTGGATACCCGGCGGCGTGCCCCACAGCAACCAGGTCACGTCCAACGCACGCCTGTCCTATCTGTTCGTTCAGCCCGAAGCGGCCAGGCTGCCGCGGGAGTGCTGCACTCTGTCCGTGTCGCCGATGCTGCGCGAGATGATCCTCCGGCTGGCGGATGTACCGGTCAATTCTGCTCCGGACGATCATGTCGGCCGCATGGTGCGGGTCCTGCTGGATGAACTCGCGCAAATGCCGATACAGGGGCTGGACTTGCCGGCGTCCAGCCATCCCAAGATCGCCGCGATCACTGCTGCCCTGATGGCGGACCCCAGCGACCGTCGCACCCTGGTCGATTGGGCGGCACATGTCGCCATGAGCGAGCGATCCCTGAAGCGGCTGATGGTCCAGGAAACGGGACTGACCTTCGGCCGATGGCGGCGGCAACTGCACCTCGTCATCGCGTTGCGCGAACTGGCCAGCGGCGCGACGGTCCAGAGGGTGTCGAGCGACCTGGGCTATGAATCCGTTACCGCCTTTATCGTCATGTTCAAGAAGGCATTGGGCACAACGCCGACGCGCTACTTCGCGAGCTGA
- a CDS encoding glycerol-3-phosphate acyltransferase — translation MLFGHGRSIWLGFRGGKSAATGLGVLLAISVPVGLGAAAVWILTLAAFRLVSFSSILAALTAIVLVFGLEHPTPYRLLVVVGGLYVVVRHQANIQRLVAGTEPRLGQGK, via the coding sequence GTGCTGTTTGGCCATGGCCGTTCAATATGGTTGGGGTTCAGGGGCGGAAAGTCTGCTGCAACTGGTCTTGGCGTCTTATTGGCGATCTCTGTTCCTGTGGGGCTTGGCGCAGCGGCTGTATGGATTCTGACGCTCGCGGCCTTCCGTCTCGTTTCATTCAGTTCGATTCTTGCCGCACTAACCGCCATCGTGCTCGTCTTCGGCCTGGAGCACCCGACTCCTTATCGACTGCTCGTAGTTGTTGGCGGGCTTTACGTCGTTGTTCGGCATCAGGCCAACATTCAAAGGCTCGTTGCAGGTACAGAGCCACGGTTGGGACAGGGGAAGTGA
- a CDS encoding beta-lactamase family protein yields the protein MELARCRGLAAAIVLFVTGAAFAGETPTQTQRVQKALDAWLAERSPLEGVTGIAAYVSLGASGPNIEAFAGKTGRADDDPPVDQNTLFAMGSTSKSFAAAVILKLEAQGLLSIDDTVGKWLPQYPAWGSVSIRRLLDMTSGIPNYSETEFISRSWVEQPKRDLTAEELIAAAYPNGSNNLPVTEGYHYSNTNYILAGLIAAKATGKSYQELVRELVIQQHGLHSTFYSPGAYPPDVIARLAHGYFENTACAEYQPPDCKESWNKPMIGRDVREDSTSWAQAAGGAISNARDVTRWMRAVFEGRVVPPKQQAEWMSMVSTKTGEPITQVGEEHPQGFALGLVQGMIPGGPAWFYQGMTLGYRTLYVWYEKDGILITVQTNSQPNDDANKLSEAVEAIHSAIKTQ from the coding sequence ATGGAACTGGCTAGATGTCGAGGACTCGCCGCAGCAATCGTCCTTTTTGTCACGGGCGCGGCGTTTGCCGGCGAAACGCCCACGCAAACTCAGCGCGTACAGAAAGCGCTGGACGCCTGGCTCGCGGAACGCTCACCACTCGAGGGTGTCACCGGCATCGCCGCCTATGTCAGCCTTGGCGCATCAGGTCCGAACATCGAAGCCTTTGCAGGCAAGACCGGAAGAGCCGATGACGATCCGCCGGTAGACCAGAATACCCTCTTCGCCATGGGCAGCACGTCGAAGTCTTTCGCCGCCGCAGTGATCCTGAAACTGGAAGCCCAAGGGCTCCTCTCCATCGATGACACGGTCGGAAAGTGGTTGCCGCAATATCCCGCCTGGGGCAGCGTCAGCATCCGCCGCCTTCTCGATATGACCAGTGGTATCCCGAATTATTCCGAGACCGAATTCATTTCGCGCAGCTGGGTAGAGCAGCCGAAACGCGACTTGACCGCGGAAGAACTGATCGCCGCGGCATATCCCAACGGCAGCAACAACCTGCCGGTCACCGAAGGGTACCACTACTCCAACACCAACTACATTCTCGCCGGCCTGATCGCAGCCAAGGCGACGGGCAAATCCTATCAGGAGCTTGTCCGTGAACTGGTGATCCAGCAGCACGGCCTCCACTCCACTTTCTACTCTCCGGGGGCCTACCCACCGGACGTGATCGCCCGGCTGGCGCACGGCTATTTCGAAAACACCGCTTGCGCCGAATACCAGCCGCCCGACTGCAAGGAGAGTTGGAACAAGCCGATGATCGGTCGCGACGTGCGTGAAGACAGCACCTCCTGGGCTCAGGCCGCCGGCGGCGCAATCTCCAACGCGCGCGATGTTACCCGCTGGATGCGCGCCGTGTTCGAAGGCCGTGTGGTGCCGCCCAAGCAACAGGCCGAATGGATGTCGATGGTTTCGACCAAGACAGGTGAACCGATCACGCAGGTCGGCGAGGAGCATCCTCAGGGCTTTGCCCTCGGCCTCGTGCAGGGCATGATACCGGGCGGCCCGGCCTGGTTCTATCAGGGAATGACCCTGGGCTATCGCACTCTTTATGTGTGGTACGAGAAGGATGGCATTCTGATCACCGTGCAGACCAACAGCCAGCCGAACGACGACGCAAACAAGCTTTCCGAGGCCGTCGAAGCAATCCATTCAGCGATCAAGACACAATAG
- a CDS encoding HAD family phosphatase: MHGQTMTLPHIPAAVIFDMDGLIFDTEALYQQAFLAASGAAGLNLPITLIRSTIGVPWTSNRLLILEQMGPDFPVDQYGEAVMAHFTALAASELQLKPGVLELLDVLDQLELPRGIATSSAHSTVRSHLSAHGLEGRFDAVIAYGDYAASKPMPDPFLTAAKRLGVNPALCLALEDSYNGVRSASAAGMMTFMVPDLLHPTPEIQSLCTGIVSDLNAVCELILAASADRTVA; this comes from the coding sequence ATGCATGGACAAACGATGACGCTGCCTCACATCCCCGCCGCCGTGATCTTCGACATGGACGGGCTGATCTTCGATACGGAAGCTCTCTATCAACAAGCGTTTCTCGCGGCGTCAGGCGCCGCGGGGCTCAATCTGCCGATAACGCTGATCCGGAGCACGATAGGGGTACCCTGGACCAGCAACAGACTTCTGATCCTGGAGCAGATGGGACCGGATTTCCCGGTTGATCAATATGGGGAAGCGGTGATGGCCCATTTCACGGCGCTGGCGGCGAGCGAACTCCAGCTGAAGCCCGGCGTTCTCGAACTCCTCGATGTCCTCGATCAGCTCGAACTGCCGCGAGGCATCGCAACGTCGTCGGCCCACTCTACCGTTCGGAGCCATCTTTCGGCTCATGGTCTGGAAGGCCGTTTCGATGCGGTCATTGCATACGGAGACTACGCGGCAAGCAAACCCATGCCCGATCCGTTCCTGACTGCTGCGAAGAGACTGGGCGTCAATCCCGCCCTGTGCCTCGCGCTGGAAGATTCCTACAATGGCGTTCGCTCGGCCTCGGCGGCCGGAATGATGACCTTCATGGTCCCCGACCTTCTTCACCCAACGCCGGAAATCCAATCCCTCTGCACCGGTATTGTCAGCGACCTCAACGCCGTCTGCGAGCTGATCCTCGCGGCCTCGGCTGACCGTACTGTGGCGTGA
- a CDS encoding SDR family oxidoreductase, which yields MTKVVIVTGASQGIGAEIVKAFRKLDYCIVAISRTIEPSEDPNIVTVAGDIGDPATAQRVISEAVARFGRVDTLVNNAGIFIGKPFTENSIEDYNAVMNVNMAGFFHITKLAIAEMEKHSNGHVLNITGSIDNGISGGHMALAALTKGGLNAVTRVLAIEYAKKGIRVNAVAPGVTKTPMHPEEHHEMLGTFHPLGRMGEASEVASAVVFLDSAEFVTGEILHVDGGQSAGR from the coding sequence ATGACCAAAGTTGTTATCGTCACTGGCGCTTCGCAGGGCATTGGCGCTGAAATCGTCAAGGCGTTCCGGAAGCTCGACTACTGCATTGTTGCAATTTCGCGAACGATCGAGCCGTCGGAAGATCCAAACATCGTGACTGTCGCTGGAGATATCGGTGATCCCGCAACCGCCCAGCGCGTCATTTCAGAGGCTGTCGCACGATTTGGCCGCGTCGACACGCTGGTGAACAACGCCGGGATCTTCATCGGCAAGCCATTCACCGAAAACAGCATCGAAGACTACAATGCCGTCATGAATGTGAACATGGCTGGCTTCTTCCACATCACCAAGCTGGCCATCGCCGAAATGGAGAAGCATTCGAACGGCCATGTGTTGAATATCACCGGCAGCATCGACAACGGTATCAGCGGCGGTCACATGGCGCTGGCGGCGCTTACCAAGGGTGGCCTGAATGCTGTCACGCGTGTGCTGGCGATCGAGTATGCCAAGAAGGGCATCCGTGTGAACGCCGTCGCGCCGGGTGTTACCAAGACGCCGATGCATCCTGAAGAACATCACGAAATGCTGGGCACTTTCCACCCCCTGGGCCGCATGGGTGAAGCAAGCGAGGTCGCAAGCGCCGTCGTGTTCCTGGATTCGGCCGAGTTCGTCACCGGTGAAATCCTGCATGTCGACGGTGGCCAGAGCGCCGGTCGCTGA
- a CDS encoding LysR family transcriptional regulator — MDTIDALRLFVGIAETGSLSAAARHASVATSTVTVALQQLEERAGVSLVTRSTRRLSFTHEGRQFLADSRRILADWDAAIVGARGALLSGPIKITAPQEFSQLGLALMVDRFLLEHPAVKITLHFADDVVELVGNDIDVALRFGPLNDSSLMARLLLRGSRVVCASPAYWNARGVPRKPDDLTEHNCLVHARPDAASAAWPFLVEGKPISVRVQGDRVANDSGALRDWALAGRGVIRRGALGIRNELSTGQLVTALDVFSVGDANLYAVTTGQLRNQRVIAFIDFLEQQLLAAYPAVR; from the coding sequence ATGGATACGATCGACGCGTTGCGCCTTTTCGTTGGCATTGCCGAGACGGGCAGCCTGTCCGCAGCGGCTCGTCACGCGTCAGTGGCTACCTCTACGGTCACGGTCGCGCTGCAGCAGCTCGAGGAACGGGCTGGCGTGAGCCTCGTCACCCGCTCCACACGGCGCTTGTCCTTCACCCACGAGGGACGGCAATTCCTTGCGGACTCGCGACGCATCCTGGCCGACTGGGATGCAGCGATCGTAGGTGCACGTGGTGCGCTATTGAGCGGACCGATCAAGATCACCGCCCCGCAGGAATTTAGCCAGCTCGGACTGGCGCTCATGGTCGATCGGTTTCTTCTCGAACATCCGGCTGTAAAGATCACACTGCATTTCGCGGACGACGTCGTCGAGTTGGTCGGCAACGACATCGATGTCGCCCTGCGCTTCGGCCCTTTGAATGACTCGAGCCTGATGGCGCGTTTGCTGCTGCGAGGCAGCAGAGTCGTGTGCGCATCGCCGGCCTATTGGAATGCGCGAGGCGTGCCTCGCAAGCCGGATGATCTCACGGAGCATAACTGCCTTGTGCACGCACGCCCCGACGCTGCCTCCGCCGCCTGGCCTTTCCTGGTGGAAGGCAAGCCGATATCGGTCCGCGTTCAGGGAGATCGCGTTGCCAACGACAGCGGCGCCCTCCGCGATTGGGCACTCGCGGGACGCGGCGTAATCAGGAGGGGAGCCCTGGGTATCCGGAACGAATTGAGTACCGGCCAGCTTGTCACCGCGCTTGATGTATTTTCAGTCGGGGACGCGAACCTGTATGCCGTTACGACAGGACAGTTGCGCAACCAACGGGTCATCGCATTCATCGATTTTCTCGAACAACAGCTTCTTGCTGCCTATCCCGCCGTACGCTGA
- a CDS encoding sulfite oxidase produces MPTAQQPSLIVRQKSPENIEFPFASLSDWLIPAELFFVRNHFPSPDLDARDWRLRIDGAVERPIELDLESIKAMRSTSLTAVVECAGNGRVYYEPPREGLQWQNGAVGNAAWTGVLLREILEMAGVRQTACEVLLTGADRGVVDANKKTASPGPIAFARSLPLEKAMADSTILAYSMNERPLTRDHGYPLRAVVGGWFGMAWVKWITHITVVERPFLGYWQARDYFRWERGLGEPTLVPLAQMEVKSQIARPVQGAHLVAGQPHRIFGAAWSGEAPIRQVQVCTGDGKGWREARLLETERPFAWRLWEYMWTPEDVGQYTLRSRATDAAGCVQPDVQRSDCESYVANWIIPVKVTVVPEPKTYEEEFVI; encoded by the coding sequence ATGCCGACAGCACAGCAACCCAGTCTGATAGTTCGACAGAAATCACCTGAAAACATCGAGTTTCCGTTTGCGTCGCTCTCCGATTGGCTGATCCCAGCCGAACTGTTCTTCGTGCGAAACCATTTCCCGTCGCCGGACCTCGATGCGCGAGACTGGAGATTGCGCATTGACGGGGCGGTGGAGCGGCCGATCGAACTTGACCTCGAAAGCATCAAGGCGATGCGGAGCACGAGTTTGACCGCCGTCGTCGAATGCGCAGGCAACGGGCGCGTCTACTATGAGCCCCCGAGGGAGGGCTTGCAGTGGCAGAACGGAGCCGTCGGCAATGCCGCCTGGACAGGTGTTCTTCTGCGCGAGATCTTGGAGATGGCGGGCGTCAGGCAAACCGCATGTGAGGTTCTGCTCACAGGCGCCGACAGAGGCGTCGTCGACGCGAACAAGAAAACGGCTTCTCCCGGCCCCATCGCGTTTGCGCGCAGTCTGCCGCTTGAGAAGGCCATGGCCGACAGCACGATCCTTGCCTATTCGATGAACGAACGGCCGCTGACGCGCGATCACGGCTATCCGCTGCGCGCGGTCGTGGGCGGCTGGTTCGGCATGGCCTGGGTCAAGTGGATCACGCATATCACGGTTGTGGAGCGACCCTTCCTTGGCTACTGGCAGGCGCGCGACTATTTCCGTTGGGAGCGCGGCCTCGGGGAACCCACGCTGGTCCCGCTTGCGCAGATGGAGGTCAAATCGCAGATCGCGCGTCCCGTACAGGGGGCGCATCTCGTCGCCGGCCAACCGCACCGGATTTTCGGAGCCGCCTGGAGCGGAGAGGCTCCTATCCGGCAGGTTCAGGTCTGCACCGGAGATGGCAAGGGCTGGCGCGAGGCAAGGCTCCTCGAAACAGAACGTCCCTTTGCATGGCGCTTGTGGGAGTACATGTGGACCCCTGAAGACGTGGGGCAATATACACTGCGATCTCGCGCGACCGATGCGGCGGGGTGCGTGCAGCCCGACGTCCAGCGTTCCGACTGCGAGAGCTACGTGGCCAATTGGATCATTCCGGTGAAGGTTACGGTCGTTCCCGAGCCGAAGACCTACGAAGAGGAATTCGTGATCTGA
- a CDS encoding HlyD family type I secretion periplasmic adaptor subunit, giving the protein MNAHVRKSDENMPVPSEKGPPEQGRPGKGGALVARPPLPPVIAEFQSDAVELEERAPPRVARMTLYCVTALLAAAITWASVSSIDEVVIAPGKLVTTQPTIVVQPLETSIIRTIDVKAGEVVHAGQTLATLDATFSQADVGQLKAKFSALDAQVKRLEAELTSEDYSKIAGNTPDEQLQVQLFGQRRAFYMAQLQNFDQQIAGQSSVIAANRNQEAVLNDRRDNLAQIEATRKKLYDKESGSLLTMLGSRDARLDVEADITAVRGKADEAAHAYAKLRADRQAFVEDFRRAAMEQLVDLRSQRDMAGEEQKKMELRRNMVALTAPADAVVLDLAQRSVGSVVREAEPVVTLVPINVPLEAEVSINTRDIGRIAVGKEARIKLDAYPFQKYGTASGEVRTISQDTFVTGQQQDPNATTAQPPAAPFFKARILLADTRLNVSDVPVRLLPGMTVSTEIKVGNRTVMSYFLYPLLRGLDDAIREPN; this is encoded by the coding sequence ATGAACGCCCATGTCAGAAAATCCGACGAAAACATGCCTGTCCCTTCCGAGAAGGGACCACCGGAACAGGGCCGGCCCGGCAAGGGCGGGGCGCTTGTCGCCCGGCCGCCGCTGCCGCCTGTCATTGCGGAGTTCCAGTCCGATGCCGTCGAACTGGAAGAACGCGCGCCGCCGCGCGTTGCCCGCATGACGCTCTATTGCGTCACCGCACTGCTTGCCGCAGCCATTACCTGGGCTTCCGTCTCCTCCATCGACGAGGTGGTGATTGCGCCCGGCAAGCTCGTCACCACGCAGCCGACGATCGTCGTGCAGCCGCTCGAAACCTCGATCATCCGCACGATCGACGTGAAGGCCGGCGAGGTGGTGCATGCCGGCCAGACGCTGGCAACGCTCGACGCCACCTTCAGCCAGGCCGATGTCGGGCAGCTGAAGGCGAAGTTTTCCGCCCTCGACGCCCAGGTGAAGCGGCTGGAGGCGGAGCTGACCAGCGAGGATTATTCAAAGATCGCCGGCAATACGCCGGACGAGCAGCTGCAGGTGCAGCTCTTCGGACAGCGGCGGGCCTTCTACATGGCGCAGCTGCAGAATTTCGACCAGCAGATCGCCGGACAATCGTCAGTGATTGCGGCAAACCGCAATCAGGAGGCCGTGCTGAACGACCGGCGCGATAACCTCGCGCAGATCGAGGCGACGCGAAAGAAGCTCTATGACAAGGAAAGCGGCTCGCTGCTCACCATGCTCGGCTCGCGCGACGCCCGCCTCGATGTCGAGGCCGATATCACCGCCGTGCGCGGCAAGGCCGACGAAGCGGCCCATGCCTATGCGAAACTGCGCGCCGACCGGCAGGCCTTCGTCGAGGATTTCCGCCGCGCCGCGATGGAACAGCTGGTCGACCTGCGCAGCCAGCGCGACATGGCCGGCGAGGAACAGAAGAAGATGGAGCTGCGCCGCAACATGGTGGCGCTGACCGCGCCGGCCGATGCCGTCGTGCTCGATCTGGCGCAACGCTCGGTCGGCTCCGTCGTGCGCGAGGCCGAGCCGGTCGTCACACTCGTGCCGATCAACGTGCCGCTCGAAGCGGAAGTCTCGATCAACACCCGCGACATCGGCCGCATCGCCGTCGGCAAGGAAGCCCGCATCAAGCTCGATGCCTATCCCTTCCAGAAATACGGCACGGCCTCGGGCGAAGTGCGCACGATCAGCCAGGACACGTTCGTGACCGGCCAGCAGCAGGACCCGAACGCCACCACCGCCCAGCCGCCGGCCGCACCCTTCTTCAAGGCGCGCATCCTGCTTGCCGATACCAGGCTGAACGTCTCCGACGTGCCGGTGCGGCTGCTGCCGGGCATGACCGTCTCGACGGAAATCAAGGTCGGGAACCGGACGGTGATGTCCTATTTCCTCTACCCGCTCCTGCGCGGGCTGGATGACGCGATCCGCGAACCAAACTGA